Proteins from a genomic interval of Pseudomonas sp. RC10:
- a CDS encoding MarR family transcriptional regulator: protein MAHFTPESFQCSLLGMLIGRAEQLKNRILDKLLEPYELTAQQFKVLIIVALYGAETPADLCRSLCLDSGSMTRMLDRLEQKDLLARTRSESDRRQVRLVLTDAGKTLSDLLPQIGAEALNEMVGVLDKDELAMLEKLLTKVLVAAADPITLARIAAK, encoded by the coding sequence ATGGCACATTTCACTCCCGAGAGTTTTCAATGCAGCCTGCTGGGCATGCTGATCGGCCGAGCCGAGCAACTGAAAAACCGTATCCTCGACAAGCTGCTTGAACCCTACGAGCTGACGGCTCAGCAATTCAAAGTGCTGATCATCGTCGCGTTGTATGGCGCCGAAACACCGGCTGATCTCTGCCGTTCGCTGTGCCTGGACAGCGGCTCCATGACGCGCATGCTCGACCGTCTGGAGCAGAAAGACCTGCTGGCCCGTACCCGCTCCGAATCGGATCGGCGTCAGGTTCGCCTCGTGTTGACCGACGCCGGCAAAACGCTGTCGGACCTGTTGCCGCAGATCGGCGCAGAGGCCCTGAACGAAATGGTCGGGGTGTTGGACAAGGACGAACTGGCCATGCTGGAAAAATTGCTCACCAAGGTGCTGGTCGCGGCGGCGGACCCGATCACACTCGCCCGGATTGCAGCCAAATGA
- the miaE gene encoding tRNA isopentenyl-2-thiomethyl-A-37 hydroxylase MiaE, with amino-acid sequence MPLYPDINAFLLCPTPDAWVQAALQNLDILLIDHANNEKKAAGAAFQFMFQYNDKFDLLAKMSRLAREELRHFEQVIGIIKKRGIPMANISSARYAGSLRKLVRTHNPYRLTDALIVGAIVEARSCERFAALVPHLDADLSKFYASLLKSEARHFQDYLKLAYTYGDEADVNAKIEEIRLAERELIESPDEDFRFHSGVPAL; translated from the coding sequence ATGCCGCTTTATCCAGACATCAATGCCTTCCTGCTTTGCCCGACCCCGGACGCCTGGGTTCAGGCCGCCTTGCAGAACCTGGATATCCTGCTGATCGACCACGCGAACAATGAAAAGAAAGCCGCCGGTGCGGCGTTCCAGTTCATGTTCCAGTACAACGACAAATTCGACCTCTTGGCGAAAATGTCGCGTCTGGCACGGGAAGAGTTGCGTCACTTCGAGCAGGTGATCGGCATCATCAAGAAGCGCGGCATCCCCATGGCCAACATCAGCTCGGCGCGTTATGCCGGGTCGTTGCGCAAGCTCGTTCGCACCCACAACCCCTACCGATTGACCGACGCGCTGATCGTCGGCGCCATTGTCGAAGCGCGCTCCTGCGAACGTTTCGCCGCACTGGTCCCGCATCTGGATGCCGACCTGTCGAAGTTCTACGCCAGCTTGCTCAAGTCCGAGGCCCGGCATTTTCAGGATTACCTGAAGCTGGCCTACACCTATGGCGACGAGGCGGACGTTAACGCCAAAATCGAAGAGATTCGCTTGGCGGAGCGCGAACTCATCGAAAGCCCGGACGAGGATTTCCGGTTTCACAGCGGCGTGCCTGCGCTGTAA
- a CDS encoding universal stress protein, translating into MHAIRRILVVIEPNADTDQAANLTMPRACLIARATEASLHLLVCDKSADHGELLSDLRHVLEAKGIEVTTEQNWHESTHQTIVQAQQAQGADLVIKQHFPDSTLRRALLTPADWKLLRHCPCPVLMVKSDRPWKGGAILAAVDVGNPDGEHTALHYSIVQHGFDLAEMAGGELHVIAAHPSPTLSAAEPVYQLPTHVEGEYREQCKAFQTEFDIDDAHLHIAEGPADVLIPFTAHHLQAAVTVIGTVARTGFSGALIGNTAEVVLDSLESDVLVLKSEEIVAQLKKHLAQA; encoded by the coding sequence ATGCACGCGATTCGCAGGATTCTGGTGGTCATTGAACCCAACGCCGACACCGATCAGGCCGCCAACCTCACGATGCCCCGCGCTTGCCTGATCGCTCGTGCCACCGAGGCCAGCCTGCATCTGTTGGTGTGCGACAAAAGTGCGGATCACGGCGAACTGCTGTCGGACCTTCGCCATGTGCTGGAAGCCAAGGGGATCGAGGTCACCACCGAGCAGAACTGGCACGAAAGCACGCACCAGACCATCGTCCAGGCGCAACAGGCGCAGGGCGCGGACCTGGTCATCAAACAGCACTTTCCCGACAGCACTCTGAGAAGAGCCCTGCTCACCCCGGCGGACTGGAAATTGCTGCGCCACTGCCCGTGCCCGGTGCTGATGGTGAAGTCCGACAGGCCGTGGAAAGGCGGGGCGATTCTGGCGGCCGTCGATGTCGGCAATCCGGACGGCGAGCACACGGCCTTGCACTACAGCATCGTCCAGCACGGTTTTGACCTGGCAGAGATGGCGGGCGGTGAACTCCACGTGATCGCGGCGCACCCCTCCCCCACGCTGTCGGCGGCAGAGCCGGTGTATCAACTGCCGACCCACGTCGAGGGGGAATATCGCGAACAGTGCAAGGCGTTTCAGACCGAGTTCGACATCGACGATGCTCACCTGCACATTGCCGAGGGACCGGCGGATGTGCTGATCCCGTTCACAGCACATCATTTACAGGCGGCGGTAACCGTCATTGGAACCGTGGCGCGGACGGGATTTTCGGGCGCGCTGATCGGGAACACGGCAGAAGTGGTGCTGGACTCGCTGGAAAGCGATGTGCTGGTGCTGAAAAGCGAGGAGATCGTGGCGCAGTTGAAGAAGCATCTGGCGCAGGCTTGA
- a CDS encoding DUF1289 domain-containing protein, translating into MPNHIIKTPCVGLCSTVYGDLVCRGCKRFHHEVIHWNGYNEEEKRAVWLRLEQLLVQVMAAKVEVFDPGLLRQQLEQRKIRFVPQQSEYCWAYQLIARGARVINNVEAYGMVLMPEFRDWPLPELRDAIDREFFLLSEAHYERYIAPGFLKDAMG; encoded by the coding sequence ATGCCCAACCACATCATCAAAACGCCCTGTGTCGGCCTGTGTTCCACCGTTTACGGGGACCTCGTGTGCCGGGGATGCAAGCGTTTTCACCACGAAGTCATTCACTGGAATGGCTACAACGAGGAAGAAAAGCGCGCGGTGTGGCTGCGGCTCGAACAATTGCTGGTGCAGGTAATGGCTGCGAAAGTCGAAGTGTTCGACCCCGGTTTGCTGCGGCAGCAGCTCGAACAGCGCAAAATCCGCTTCGTGCCGCAGCAGTCGGAGTATTGCTGGGCATACCAATTGATCGCGCGCGGGGCGAGGGTGATCAATAACGTGGAAGCGTACGGCATGGTGCTGATGCCCGAATTTCGCGACTGGCCGCTGCCTGAACTGCGCGATGCCATTGATCGGGAATTCTTCCTGCTGTCCGAAGCGCATTACGAACGTTACATCGCGCCGGGTTTCTTGAAGGATGCGATGGGGTAA